One genomic window of Cellulophaga sp. Hel_I_12 includes the following:
- a CDS encoding UDP-N-acetylmuramoyl-L-alanyl-D-glutamate--2,6-diaminopimelate ligase, translating into MKSLKDILYGVSLTAVSGSTSVMVNKICFDSRLVELDDVFVAIRGTVTDGHEYIEKAIKLGAKAIICESLPEVLVNEVSYIEVDNGNKALAIMASNYYENPSKNLKLVGITGTNGKTTVSSLLYQLFKKAGFKVGLISTIKIVVDDTEYKTSHTTPDALTINKHLSLMNTAGVEFCFMEVSSHGIHQKRTEGLVFEGAIFTNLSHDHLDYHATFAEYRDTKKLLFDNLSKKAFVLTNIDDKNGLVMLQNTKARKYTYALKSYADYRAQILENQFNGQLLKINGEELWSKLIGDFNAYNMLAIYATADLLGLEKLEILRFMSELDNVAGRFQYVISKEKITAIVDYAHTPDALKNVLDTINTLRTGNENVITVVGCGGDRDKSKRPVMGHIASDMSTTVIFTSDNPRTEQPEAILQEIEAGVEPQNVRKVLVIENRAQAIKTACQLAHANDIILIAGKGHETYQETNGVRVDFDDFQTVKDLLKSLDK; encoded by the coding sequence ATGAAATCTTTAAAAGACATATTGTACGGAGTGAGTTTAACCGCAGTGAGTGGTTCTACATCTGTGATGGTCAATAAAATTTGTTTCGACTCTCGATTGGTAGAGCTCGACGATGTTTTTGTGGCTATTCGCGGTACGGTTACCGATGGTCATGAATATATAGAAAAGGCCATCAAATTGGGGGCAAAAGCAATTATTTGCGAAAGCTTGCCTGAGGTTTTGGTGAATGAAGTCTCTTATATTGAAGTAGATAATGGCAACAAAGCATTGGCTATAATGGCATCTAACTATTATGAAAATCCTTCCAAAAATTTAAAATTAGTCGGTATCACTGGTACTAATGGTAAAACTACAGTGAGTAGTTTGTTGTATCAATTGTTTAAAAAAGCAGGCTTTAAAGTTGGATTAATTTCAACGATAAAAATAGTGGTCGATGATACTGAATATAAAACAAGTCATACGACGCCAGATGCTTTAACCATCAACAAGCATTTAAGTTTAATGAATACGGCAGGGGTTGAGTTTTGTTTTATGGAAGTGAGTTCTCACGGCATACATCAAAAAAGAACCGAAGGTTTAGTTTTTGAAGGTGCCATTTTCACGAATCTCTCGCACGATCATTTAGATTATCACGCTACGTTCGCAGAATACAGAGATACTAAAAAATTATTGTTTGATAACTTAAGTAAAAAGGCGTTTGTATTAACCAATATTGACGATAAAAATGGCTTGGTGATGTTGCAAAACACGAAAGCTAGAAAATATACCTATGCCTTAAAGTCATACGCAGATTATAGAGCACAGATCTTAGAAAACCAGTTTAATGGTCAGTTGTTAAAAATTAACGGGGAAGAATTGTGGTCGAAGCTTATAGGTGATTTCAATGCATACAATATGTTGGCGATTTATGCTACTGCAGATTTATTGGGATTAGAAAAGCTAGAGATTTTGCGATTCATGAGTGAACTTGATAATGTCGCTGGTAGATTTCAATATGTTATTTCCAAAGAAAAAATTACAGCCATTGTTGATTATGCCCATACGCCGGATGCGCTTAAAAATGTACTTGATACAATTAATACATTGAGGACTGGAAATGAAAACGTCATCACCGTTGTGGGGTGTGGTGGCGATAGAGATAAGTCTAAGCGCCCGGTTATGGGTCATATCGCTTCTGATATGAGTACTACCGTAATTTTCACCTCAGATAACCCCAGGACAGAACAACCAGAGGCAATACTTCAAGAGATTGAAGCAGGAGTAGAACCTCAAAATGTTCGTAAAGTACTGGTTATAGAAAACAGAGCCCAAGCCATAAAAACAGCCTGCCAGTTAGCCCATGCAAACGATATCATTTTAATAGCAGGTAAGGGTCACGAAACCTACCAAGAAACTAATGGAGTTCGGGTAGATTTTGATGATTTTCAAACGGTAAAAGACCTGTTAAAAAGTCTAGACAAATAG
- the mraY gene encoding phospho-N-acetylmuramoyl-pentapeptide-transferase, whose translation MLYYLFEFLEKNYQVPGAGLFQFITFRAALAVLLSLLIATVYGKKIILYLQKKQIGETVRDLGLEGQKQKSGTPTMGGIIIIIATLIPVLLFAKLDNIYVMLLIVTTLWMGIIGFIDDYIKIFKKDKGGLKGKFKVLGQVVLGLIVGATLYFHPEVTMKEHSKLNSSLVYNAERQISEEIKSTKTTIPLVKNNELDYTSFISWMGDGAEKYAWLIFIPIIIIIVTAVSNGANLTDGIDGLAAGTSAIIVLTLGIFTWISGNIIFSNYLDIMFIPRAGELVVFVAAFLGALVGFLWYNAFPAQIFMGDTGSLTIGGVIAVIAIIIRKELLIPVLCGIFFAESISVMLQVGYFKYTKKRFGEGRRIFLMAPLHHHYQKKGYHESKIVTRFWIVGILLAIVTIVTLKVR comes from the coding sequence ATGTTATATTATTTATTTGAATTTTTAGAAAAAAACTACCAAGTACCAGGTGCCGGACTTTTTCAGTTCATCACGTTCAGGGCTGCTTTGGCTGTTTTGTTGTCTTTGTTAATTGCAACGGTGTATGGTAAAAAAATTATTCTTTACCTACAAAAAAAACAGATAGGAGAAACCGTTAGAGACTTAGGTTTAGAAGGGCAAAAACAAAAGTCAGGTACACCTACCATGGGTGGTATCATCATCATCATTGCCACGCTTATTCCCGTGTTGCTTTTCGCCAAACTAGATAATATTTATGTGATGCTTTTAATTGTCACGACCCTATGGATGGGAATAATTGGTTTCATTGACGATTATATCAAAATATTTAAGAAAGATAAAGGTGGCTTAAAAGGCAAGTTTAAAGTTTTAGGTCAAGTGGTCTTGGGTTTAATTGTAGGTGCAACGCTTTATTTTCATCCAGAAGTTACCATGAAAGAGCATAGTAAACTAAACTCGTCACTCGTTTATAATGCTGAAAGGCAGATTAGTGAGGAGATTAAGTCCACAAAAACGACTATTCCTTTAGTAAAAAACAATGAATTAGACTATACCAGTTTTATTTCTTGGATGGGCGATGGCGCAGAAAAATATGCATGGTTAATTTTTATTCCCATCATTATTATTATTGTTACCGCAGTATCAAATGGCGCAAATTTAACCGATGGTATTGACGGTCTGGCAGCCGGAACTTCGGCGATCATTGTCTTAACATTAGGCATATTTACTTGGATTTCTGGAAATATTATATTCTCCAATTACTTAGACATTATGTTTATTCCACGAGCGGGAGAATTAGTAGTTTTTGTGGCTGCATTTCTCGGTGCCTTAGTAGGTTTTTTATGGTATAATGCTTTTCCAGCTCAAATTTTTATGGGCGATACGGGTAGTTTAACTATTGGAGGTGTCATTGCTGTCATTGCCATTATTATTAGAAAAGAATTATTGATCCCTGTATTGTGCGGAATCTTTTTTGCGGAATCAATCTCAGTAATGCTGCAGGTTGGGTATTTCAAATACACAAAAAAGAGATTTGGGGAAGGAAGGCGTATTTTTTTAATGGCACCGCTACATCACCATTATCAGAAAAAAGGATATCACGAAAGTAAAATTGTGACGCGCTTTTGGATTGTGGGTATTTTATTGGCGATCGTGACTATAGTAACCTTAAAAGTGCGTTAG
- the murD gene encoding UDP-N-acetylmuramoyl-L-alanine--D-glutamate ligase: MKRLVILGGGESGVGTAILGKQKGYTVFVSDKGKIKEKYKKVLEHFGIDWEEEQHTESSILNADLVMKSPGIPDKVAIVKQLKSKGVPVISEIEFASNYTDAKIIGITGSNGKTTTTMLVNHILKNEGLNVGMAGNIGDSYAKMVAENNFDYYVLEISSFQLDGIVNFRPHIAILTNISPDHLDRYEYVYENYIASKFRIAENQTEDDYLIYDADDKDLTDWLSKHPVKSKLLPFSIEKEVVEGAFSLNENIQIITNNETLIMKKDTLALEGKHNLKNSMAASTAAKLIGIRKETIRQSVANFQGAEHRLESVLKIHHVAYINDSKATNVNATYYALESMKSPTVWIVGGVDKGNDYKSLMPLVREKVKAIICLGKDNTKIKEAFGNVVDLVVETFAMDEAVKVAYKIAERGDTVLLSPACASFDLFTNYEDRGQQFKEAVKNL, translated from the coding sequence ATGAAAAGATTAGTGATTTTAGGAGGAGGCGAAAGTGGGGTAGGTACTGCAATTTTAGGAAAGCAAAAGGGGTATACGGTCTTTGTTTCAGATAAAGGCAAAATAAAAGAGAAGTACAAAAAAGTTCTTGAACATTTTGGAATTGATTGGGAAGAAGAGCAACATACTGAATCCAGTATCTTGAACGCAGATCTAGTGATGAAAAGTCCTGGAATACCTGATAAAGTGGCTATTGTGAAACAGCTCAAAAGCAAAGGAGTTCCTGTGATTTCAGAGATTGAATTTGCCTCAAACTATACCGATGCGAAAATTATCGGAATTACCGGTAGTAACGGAAAAACCACAACGACTATGTTAGTCAACCACATTTTAAAAAATGAGGGTTTAAACGTCGGAATGGCGGGGAATATTGGGGATAGTTATGCAAAAATGGTCGCAGAAAATAATTTTGACTATTACGTATTAGAGATCAGTAGTTTTCAGTTAGATGGTATTGTAAATTTTAGACCGCATATCGCCATTTTAACGAACATATCACCAGACCATTTAGACCGGTATGAGTATGTATATGAAAATTATATCGCCTCAAAATTTAGAATTGCAGAAAACCAAACCGAAGATGATTATCTGATTTATGATGCAGACGATAAAGATCTTACGGACTGGCTTTCAAAACACCCGGTTAAATCCAAATTACTGCCGTTTTCTATTGAAAAGGAAGTGGTAGAAGGCGCATTTAGTTTAAACGAGAATATACAGATTATCACAAATAACGAAACACTTATAATGAAAAAAGACACTTTAGCTCTAGAAGGCAAACACAATCTTAAAAATAGCATGGCAGCCTCAACAGCGGCAAAACTTATTGGTATCCGAAAAGAAACCATTCGCCAGAGTGTAGCAAATTTTCAGGGTGCAGAACATCGTTTAGAAAGCGTGCTTAAAATTCATCATGTGGCCTATATTAATGATTCGAAGGCTACCAATGTTAACGCAACCTATTACGCCTTGGAAAGCATGAAATCTCCGACGGTTTGGATTGTAGGTGGGGTGGACAAAGGCAATGATTATAAGTCACTGATGCCTTTGGTAAGAGAAAAAGTAAAAGCCATTATTTGTTTGGGAAAGGATAACACTAAAATCAAAGAAGCTTTTGGTAACGTGGTAGATTTAGTGGTCGAAACTTTTGCTATGGACGAAGCCGTTAAAGTAGCCTATAAAATTGCTGAACGGGGAGATACCGTTTTATTATCTCCGGCATGTGCAAGTTTTGATTTGTTTACAAATTATGAAGATCGCGGCCAACAGTTTAAAGAAGCCGTAAAAAACTTATAA
- a CDS encoding FtsW/RodA/SpoVE family cell cycle protein yields MEFFNKIKGDKAIWAIVALLALFSFLPVYSASSNLVYVVGNGTGTTISFLFKHAFLLALGFAIIYGVHKIPTHFFKGLSLIAMPIVLLLLVYTLAQGTTIGGANASRWIRLPLIGFTFQTSTLAAVVLMAYVARYLTKIKDKKIRFQESILPLWLPVFLVIILILPANFSTAAIIFFMVMVLCFLGGYPMKYLLGIIGSGALFLVMFILIAKAAPDLFPNRVTTWENRIDNFLNGEDGEADYQIEKAKIAIATGGIIGKGAGKSVQKNFLPQSSSDFIFAIIIEEYGLVGGLLLVFFYLLLLFRIVVVANGNATVFGKLLVVGVGLPIVFQAFINMAVAVELFPVTGQTLPLISSGGTSTWMTCLAIGIILSASNKEASTEPSSVDDHENNPLEVLSGQL; encoded by the coding sequence ATGGAGTTTTTCAACAAAATAAAAGGAGACAAAGCTATTTGGGCCATTGTGGCGCTTTTGGCTTTATTTTCATTTTTACCAGTCTACAGCGCGAGCAGTAACCTTGTATATGTTGTTGGGAACGGTACAGGTACAACGATTAGCTTTTTGTTTAAACACGCTTTTTTACTGGCCTTAGGCTTTGCCATCATTTATGGTGTACATAAAATTCCGACGCATTTTTTTAAAGGATTGTCTTTAATAGCCATGCCCATTGTTTTATTACTATTAGTGTACACCTTGGCACAAGGAACAACCATTGGTGGTGCCAATGCAAGTAGGTGGATTCGCCTGCCTTTAATAGGCTTTACGTTTCAAACCTCAACCTTGGCAGCTGTAGTGTTAATGGCCTATGTAGCGCGGTATTTAACGAAAATAAAGGATAAAAAAATACGCTTTCAAGAGAGTATTTTACCCTTGTGGCTCCCAGTTTTTTTAGTCATAATTTTAATACTTCCCGCAAATTTCTCTACGGCCGCTATTATCTTTTTTATGGTGATGGTACTTTGTTTTTTAGGTGGGTATCCTATGAAATATTTATTGGGCATTATAGGTAGTGGGGCCTTGTTTTTAGTCATGTTTATTTTAATAGCAAAGGCCGCTCCAGATTTATTTCCAAATAGAGTTACTACTTGGGAAAACAGGATAGACAATTTTTTAAACGGTGAAGATGGTGAAGCGGATTATCAAATTGAAAAAGCAAAAATTGCGATAGCTACAGGAGGCATCATTGGCAAGGGAGCGGGAAAAAGTGTTCAGAAAAATTTTCTACCACAAAGTTCTTCCGATTTTATTTTTGCCATTATCATCGAAGAATATGGTTTAGTAGGCGGCCTCCTATTGGTCTTTTTTTACCTTTTATTATTGTTTAGAATTGTCGTTGTTGCCAACGGAAATGCTACAGTTTTTGGTAAGTTATTAGTGGTAGGTGTAGGTTTGCCTATTGTTTTTCAAGCCTTTATTAATATGGCAGTCGCTGTAGAGTTATTTCCCGTAACGGGTCAAACTTTGCCTTTAATCAGTAGCGGTGGTACCTCCACGTGGATGACCTGTTTAGCCATTGGTATTATTCTAAGTGCGAGTAATAAAGAGGCAAGTACAGAACCTAGTTCAGTGGATGACCATGAAAATAACCCTTTAGAAGTATTAAGTGGACAATTATAG
- the murG gene encoding undecaprenyldiphospho-muramoylpentapeptide beta-N-acetylglucosaminyltransferase: MDNYRFILSGGGTGGHIYPAIAIANELKSRYPDAEFLFVGAKDRMEMEKVPQAGFKIEGLWITGIQRKLTFKNLLFPIKLMSSLIKANAIVKKFKPDVVIGTGGFASGPLLKRASALGIPCVLQEQNSYAGVTNKLLAKKAKKICVAYDGMEQFFPKEKIVKTGNPVRSDLAEMKADRAEALSFFGLTAAKPIVVVLGGSLGARRINQLIEKELAYFETLGIQVIWQCGKLYYQDYKKYQSTTVKVYDFLNRMEFTYAAADIVISRAGAGSVSELCIVGKPVMYIPSPNVAEDHQTKNAKALVDKQAAVLIKESDLDTEFERQFTALFTDKQKQKIIAENCKKLAMPNATEAIVDEIEKLLK, from the coding sequence GTGGACAATTATAGATTTATACTTTCAGGTGGCGGTACAGGCGGGCATATTTACCCGGCAATCGCTATTGCAAATGAATTAAAATCGCGGTACCCTGATGCTGAATTTTTGTTTGTGGGTGCAAAGGATCGCATGGAGATGGAAAAAGTGCCTCAGGCAGGGTTTAAAATTGAAGGCTTATGGATAACTGGAATTCAAAGAAAGTTAACATTTAAAAACCTGCTATTCCCCATTAAATTAATGAGTAGTTTGATAAAGGCAAATGCTATAGTAAAAAAGTTTAAACCAGATGTTGTCATTGGTACAGGAGGGTTTGCGAGTGGCCCTTTGTTAAAAAGAGCTTCAGCTTTGGGGATCCCATGTGTGTTGCAAGAGCAAAATTCGTATGCAGGTGTTACCAATAAATTATTAGCCAAAAAGGCAAAAAAGATATGTGTGGCTTACGATGGTATGGAACAATTTTTTCCAAAAGAAAAAATTGTGAAAACAGGAAATCCTGTGCGTAGTGATCTCGCAGAAATGAAGGCGGATCGCGCCGAAGCATTATCATTTTTTGGATTAACTGCAGCCAAGCCAATAGTAGTGGTTTTAGGCGGTAGTTTAGGTGCAAGACGCATCAATCAATTGATCGAAAAAGAACTTGCTTATTTTGAAACTTTAGGAATTCAAGTCATTTGGCAATGCGGAAAATTGTACTACCAAGACTATAAAAAGTACCAGTCAACAACAGTAAAAGTTTACGATTTTTTAAATCGAATGGAGTTTACCTATGCTGCCGCGGATATCGTTATTTCAAGAGCTGGGGCTGGTTCTGTTTCGGAATTATGCATCGTGGGAAAACCTGTGATGTATATACCGTCTCCCAATGTGGCAGAAGATCATCAAACTAAAAATGCAAAAGCATTGGTTGACAAGCAGGCGGCCGTTTTAATAAAAGAAAGTGATTTAGACACTGAATTTGAAAGGCAATTTACAGCTTTATTTACCGATAAGCAGAAGCAGAAAATAATAGCTGAAAATTGTAAAAAATTAGCCATGCCCAATGCAACTGAAGCCATTGTTGATGAGATAGAGAAATTGTTGAAGTAG